From the genome of Thiomicrorhabdus indica:
TCTTCGGTAATGCCAATATCCGCGGAAGGAATTAAAATCAGCGTATCTCGATCAGGAATCATCTGAACAGGATCTATACTAATCCAATATTCGCTTAATTCATCGTCCGATAAATCACACAATCCATTTGCTCGAGTAATAGCACTAGATGGAGCTTTTTGTTGATGAAATAAATAGGCCGTTAAATCCTCGTGGCATCGTTTCTTAGGGAAGTGATAATCTGCTTTTGACAATAAGGTTTGCAGTTTCACAAGCTCAGTTTTTTTCAATTGAGCTAAGCCCTCCTGAACTCGCTGAGACGCTAAGAGTCCTGGAAAACATAATGTTAGATGATTTTCTGATTTCGCCATTAGATACTCAATAAGTTTAAAAGACAAAAAACCGGCATTAAGCCGGTTTAAACGGAATCAATTTTGAAATCAATCGAGTTCAGCAACACGAATACGCTGAATATCATTACCAATTTCAGGCATAGCCTGTAGTTCCGCTAAAGCTTGATTAAAACGGGATTCCTTTACCGCGTTAGTAACCATGACTAATGTTGCATCTTCAGGCTTCTCTTGCGAAGGTTCTTGATATAGTTGCTCAATATTAATTTCTAGTTCAGCAAATACCGCAGTAATTTTAGCCAACACACCTGAATGGTCTTGCGCAAAGCAACGAATATAAAAACTCGAAACACTGTTTTCAATTGGCTCTACCGGAGCGGATTCTAGCTGGTCTGCCTTAAAGCCCAGTCCAGGAACCCGATCTTCAACGTTTTGACTTTGAGCTCGAATCACATCAATAATGTCAGCAACCACAGCGCTGGCAGTTGGTCCCGCACCAGCACCCGGCCCGTAATACATGGTAGGCCCAACATGGTCACCTTTTGCCATAACCGCGTTCATCACGCCATTTACATTAGCAATTAAAACTTCATTGGCTACCAAAGTAGGATGTACACGGAGTGAATAGCCATTTTCAGTTCGGGTTGCCAATCCTAGATGTTTAATTTGATACCCTAATTGTTCTGCAAAATGAATATCTTCCGCAGTGATTTTGCTAATCCCTTCGGTATAGACCTTATTGAACTGTAATTCAATTCCAAAACCAATTGAAGCTAAGATAGTTAACTTATGAGCAGCATCAATCCCTTCAACATCAAAGGTTGGATCCGCTTCCGCGTAACCCAATTCTTGTGCAACCTTTAAAACTTCGGCAAAATCTGCGCCTGGTTTTTTCATTTCAGTCAAGATATAGTTGCCTGTCCCATTAATAATACCTGCGAGCCATTCAATTTTATTAGCCGCCAAGCCTTCTCGGACAGCCTTGATTATTGGAATGCCTCCAGCAACCGCTGCTTCATAATTCACCATGACATTGTTTTCATTGGCAAATGAAAACAACTCATTACCAAACTCGGCAATCAATGCTTTGTTCGCAGTGACAACATGCTTCTTATTTTGAATCGCATTTATCAGCAATTCTTTGGCAAGCCCTGTTCCCCCCATTAATTCAACAACAATATCAACCTCAGGATGATTCACTACATCATGTGGGTTATCCGTCATTTGTATTGATGACGTATCGATTGGACGACTACGATTCAAATCACGAACTGCAATAATTGAGACTTCAATATTGTGACCAATACGTCTCTGAATTTCAGAAAGAGTTTCTTGCAAAATGTTGACGGTACCGCCACCCACTGTGCCTAATCCTAGTAGGCCAATCTTAAAGGTTTTCATAATCGAGGAATAATCCTAAAGTTTAAGGGCTTTGTATATTTGATTAAGAGATTCGTTATCTCCGGCTTCCTCTAAAGGAACAAAGCGCTCGTTTTAATTAATCTAGTTTAATGAGTCCATCTTTGCGGAACATATCACGAATCCCACGAATTGCTTGACGCGTACGATGTTCATTCTCAATCAGTCCAAAACGGACATGATCATCACCGTAGTCGCCAAATCCAATTCCTGGGGCTACTGCAACTTTTGCATCTGTTAGCAACTTTTTAGAGAACTCCAATGACCCCATATCACGATAGGCCTCAGGAATTTGTGCCCAGACAAACATTGTTGCTTTTGGCGGTGTAACTTCCCAACCAATAGCATTTAAACCTTGGCACAATACATCTCGACGGGATTTATACATATCTGAAATTTCTTGAACGCAATTCTGCGGGCCTTCCAGTGCAGCAATCGCAGCAACCTGAATTGGTGTGAAAGTTCCATAATCCAAATACGACTTCATTCGCTTAAGTGCATGAACCAACTCTGGGTTACCAACCATAAAACCAACACGCCAACCCGGCATATTGTAGCTTTTTGACAGCGTATAAAATTCAACAGCAATATCCTTAGCCCCTTCAACCTGCATTATTGATGGAGCTTTATAACCATCGAATGCAATATCCGCGTAGGCTAAATCATGTATCACCCAAATCTTATGCTCTTTAGCAATCGCAACAACTTTCTCGAAAAATTCAAGATCAACACATTCAGTCGTTGGGTTACCTGGAAAATTAATCACCAGCATTTTCGGTTTCGGCCAAGATTCTTTAATCGCTCTTTCCAGTTCATCAAAGAAGCAAGTATCCGGCGTCATTTTGACATGGCGGATATCTGCACCTGCAATGACAAAACCGTAAGGATGTATAGGATAAGCAGGGTTTGGAACCAAAACCGTATCACCCTTATCAACTGTCGCCAAAGCTAGATGAGCCAAGCCTTCTTTAGAACCGATCGTGACAACC
Proteins encoded in this window:
- a CDS encoding homoserine dehydrogenase, whose product is MKTFKIGLLGLGTVGGGTVNILQETLSEIQRRIGHNIEVSIIAVRDLNRSRPIDTSSIQMTDNPHDVVNHPEVDIVVELMGGTGLAKELLINAIQNKKHVVTANKALIAEFGNELFSFANENNVMVNYEAAVAGGIPIIKAVREGLAANKIEWLAGIINGTGNYILTEMKKPGADFAEVLKVAQELGYAEADPTFDVEGIDAAHKLTILASIGFGIELQFNKVYTEGISKITAEDIHFAEQLGYQIKHLGLATRTENGYSLRVHPTLVANEVLIANVNGVMNAVMAKGDHVGPTMYYGPGAGAGPTASAVVADIIDVIRAQSQNVEDRVPGLGFKADQLESAPVEPIENSVSSFYIRCFAQDHSGVLAKITAVFAELEINIEQLYQEPSQEKPEDATLVMVTNAVKESRFNQALAELQAMPEIGNDIQRIRVAELD
- the alaC gene encoding alanine transaminase, giving the protein MADDFQRIKRLPPYVFNITGELKAEARRRGEDIIDFGMGNPDQDTPKHIVDKLIEVVQREGTHRYSVSQGIPRLRKAICNWYKNKFDVDLDPDTEAVVTIGSKEGLAHLALATVDKGDTVLVPNPAYPIHPYGFVIAGADIRHVKMTPDTCFFDELERAIKESWPKPKMLVINFPGNPTTECVDLEFFEKVVAIAKEHKIWVIHDLAYADIAFDGYKAPSIMQVEGAKDIAVEFYTLSKSYNMPGWRVGFMVGNPELVHALKRMKSYLDYGTFTPIQVAAIAALEGPQNCVQEISDMYKSRRDVLCQGLNAIGWEVTPPKATMFVWAQIPEAYRDMGSLEFSKKLLTDAKVAVAPGIGFGDYGDDHVRFGLIENEHRTRQAIRGIRDMFRKDGLIKLD